In the Malaclemys terrapin pileata isolate rMalTer1 chromosome 12, rMalTer1.hap1, whole genome shotgun sequence genome, one interval contains:
- the LOC128846068 gene encoding olfactory receptor 14A16-like encodes MCNQTTVTEFLLLGFSDIRELQILHFVVFLMMYLAGLMGNLLTITAIALNHHLHTPMYFFLVNLSILDLGFISITIPKSMANSLMNTSVISYPGCVTQVFLFMFLGSADLGILTVMAYDRYVAICQPLHYERVMNRTACVQMAASAWISGILYSALHTGNTFAISFCGSNRVDQFFCDIPQLLKLACSDSDLSETGAIVFSACLALSCFVFIIVSYVQIFKTVLRIPSEQGRHKAFSTCLPHLIVVPLFIFTAIFAYLKPTSSSTSQLDLLLDVLYAVVPPILNPVIYSMRNKEIKTALRKLIGWRLFTTNNMSIFLICF; translated from the coding sequence ATGTGCAACCAAACCACTGTGACCGAGTTCCTTCTTCTGGGATTCTCTGACAttcgggagctgcagattttgcactttgtgGTGTTTCTAATGATGTATCTGGCAGGCTTAATGGGGAATCTTCTCACCATCACAGCCATAGCCCTCAACCACcatcttcacacccccatgtacttcttcctggtgaATCTGTCCATCCTGGACCTTGGATTCATCTCCATCACCatccccaaatccatggccaatTCCCTCATGAACACCAGCGTGATTTCTTATCCTGGATGTGTCACCCAAGTCTTTCTCTTCATGTTCCTTGGTTCAGCTGATCTCGGCATCCTGACTGTCATGGCGTACGACCGATATGTCGCCATCTGtcaaccactgcactatgagagAGTGATGAACAGGacagcttgtgtccaaatggcagccagtgcctggatcaGTGGTATTCTTTACTCTGCCCTGCACACTGGGAACACATTTGCAATATCCTTCTGTGGCAGTAACAGAGTGGATCAGTTCTTTTGTGACATCCCCCAGCTACTCAAGCTCGCCTGCTCTGattcagacctcagtgaaactgGGGCTATTGTCTTCAGTGCATGCTTAGCGTTAAGCTGCTTTGTTTTCATaattgtgtcatatgttcagatcttcaaaacTGTGCTGAGAATCCCATCTGAACAGGgccggcataaagccttctccacctgcctgccTCACCTCATTGTGGTCCCTTTGTTTATTTTCACTGCCATATTTGCCTACCTGAAACCCACCTCAAGTTCCACATCACAGCTGGATCTCTTGCTGGATGTTCTCTATGCTGTGGTCCCTCCAATCCTGAATCCGgtcatctacagcatgaggaacaaggagatcaaAACTGCCTTGAGGAAATTGATTGGATGGAGATTATTCACGACAAATAACATGTCCatttttctcatttgtttttaa
- the LOC128846662 gene encoding olfactory receptor 4D2-like produces the protein MEQQNLSSTVTEFVLLGLTQSPEIQRCLFIIFFIVYLTTWVGNVTIIITVITEHQLHTPMYFLLANLAFLDVSDSSVTAPKLLLGLLSQHRTISFNECILQMFFFHFFAGAAILVFVLMAFDRYVAIYKPLRYLNIMNQGVCVGLVAGAWMGGLAHSIVQIALVLRLPFCGPHILDNFYCDVPQVIKLACTDTYLVELLMVSNSGMLVIVMFIILLISYTIILVKIKKHVTDGKRKALSTCGTQITVVCLQFIPSTFIYARPFRKFPMDKLASVFFTLITPMINAMIYTLKNAEMKKAIRRLMRRILFSERKL, from the coding sequence ATGGAACAGCAGAACCTCAGCTCCACAGTGACAGAATTTGTCCTTTTGGGCCTCACCCAGAGTCCTGAGATTCAGCGATGCCTCTTCATCATCTTCTTCATAGTGTACCTTACAACCTGGGTGGGAAATGTTACCATCATCATCACTGTGATAactgagcaccagctccacacccccatgtacttcctGCTGGCCAACTTGGCTTTCCTAGATGTCAGCGACTCATCAGTCACTGCTCCCAAATTGCTGTTGGGTCTCCTCTCCCAGCACAGAACCATCTCATTCAATGAGTGCATCCTCCAGATGTTCTTCTTCCACTTCTTCGCTGGTGCTGCAATTTTAGTTTTTGTGTTGATGGCATTTGATCGGTATGTAGCTATCTATAAACCATTGCGCTACTTGAATATCATgaaccagggtgtgtgtgtgggcctGGTGGCAGGGGCATGGATGGGTGGATTGGCTCACTCAATTGTTCAGATCGCACTGGTCCTCCGGTTGCCATTCTGTGGTCCACACATCCTGGATAATTTCTACTGTGATGTCCCACAAGTCATCAAACTGGCCTGCACTGACACCTACTTGGTTGAGTTGCTGATGGTCTCCAACAGCGGGATGCTTGTCATAGTAATGTTCATCATCCTGCTCATTTCATACACCATCATCTTAGTCAAGATAAAGAAACACGTCACAGATGGGAAGCGCAAAGCTCTCTCCACCTGTGGAACCCAGATCACAGTTGTGTGTTTACAATTCATACCTTCCACCTTCATCTATGCTCGGCCCTTCCGGAAATTCCCCATGGACAAGTTGGCCTCAGTCTTTTTCACCCTAATCACCCCGATGATTAATGCAATGATCTACACCCTGAAAAATGCTGAGATGAAAAAAGCCATCAGGAGACTGATGAGAAGAATCCTTTTCTCAGAGAGGAAATTATAA